From Eleftheria terrae, the proteins below share one genomic window:
- a CDS encoding DUF1266 domain-containing protein, translating into MKLSFLRLSLRPRPLAAALALGTACSGAVAAPWLNQAQLNLLAAGGLLALGCSYALWQLGRSLRQRRRVAPWPRDAWQAPPGSRPLLGLGAVMLENAGLDTSRLRMRLPQDEMKQALQNGWGITDGDGARRHIDDLVDAAREPERGQDRLLALLCSGRPLAELQSWLAELYGQRGYIDAAATGLEPPDAFSDEEAARSGRIPPADAAAAAGLANFLLLQRGCASLAQAREHLAQAASATEQAHRLAPATVGQRLPPGELSTAAYDLERAAYLARVCTNLGYLHPREAWCYLQRVGLAAQRFADWDTYLLSLLYGRGIWLGVNAADFAAALSRYRQRRHQQWKQQALPGLRAAAQPVPWHAERWGGAPEVIDGQAWALASLCVELMHSGEAAQSQALLEMLAQLSERHAGQPRVIGLHAWALKELCHAQVRAAQTSEAAQTCERLELLCTRHPESAQAGRNLALAAAHLARELAGSDSAAQRVDELSALLRLAERSARRFPHDPVCAGLVCGIAADLVLLYHQAEHPGAAQALFQLAAEMEARHPGDLLVAQKLGSIALCVQSAHLAADRLHKARDMYNHIALLAQRFPGDLSLARSHGAATYNMARTYLQEELPSEAHEMRSVLAGIVARRASDADLAGLEVRLDRYAEELDDGQDGMPHHGVAHSRALH; encoded by the coding sequence ATGAAGCTTTCCTTCCTGCGCCTGAGCCTGCGCCCGCGGCCGCTCGCCGCGGCCCTGGCCCTGGGCACCGCCTGCTCCGGTGCCGTGGCGGCACCATGGCTGAACCAGGCGCAGCTGAACCTGCTGGCGGCGGGCGGCCTCCTGGCGCTGGGCTGCAGCTACGCGCTGTGGCAGCTGGGCCGGTCCCTGCGGCAGCGCCGCAGGGTCGCCCCGTGGCCGCGCGACGCCTGGCAGGCGCCGCCCGGGTCGCGGCCGCTGCTCGGCCTGGGAGCGGTGATGCTGGAGAACGCCGGCCTCGACACTTCCCGCCTGCGCATGCGGCTGCCCCAGGACGAGATGAAGCAGGCGCTGCAAAACGGCTGGGGCATCACCGACGGAGACGGCGCCCGCCGCCATATCGACGACCTGGTCGACGCCGCCCGCGAACCCGAGCGCGGCCAGGACCGCCTGCTGGCGCTGCTGTGCAGTGGCCGGCCGCTGGCCGAACTGCAATCCTGGTTGGCCGAGCTCTATGGCCAGCGCGGCTACATCGACGCGGCGGCCACCGGCCTGGAGCCGCCCGACGCCTTCAGCGACGAGGAAGCCGCCCGCAGCGGCCGCATTCCGCCAGCAGACGCGGCCGCGGCCGCCGGGCTGGCCAACTTCCTGCTGCTGCAACGCGGCTGCGCGAGCCTGGCGCAAGCCCGCGAGCACCTGGCGCAGGCGGCCAGCGCCACCGAGCAGGCGCACCGGCTCGCCCCGGCGACCGTTGGCCAGCGCCTGCCACCCGGCGAACTGAGCACCGCTGCCTACGACCTGGAGCGCGCCGCCTACCTGGCGCGCGTCTGCACCAACCTGGGCTATCTGCATCCGCGCGAAGCGTGGTGCTACCTGCAGCGCGTGGGCCTGGCCGCGCAGCGCTTCGCCGACTGGGACACCTACCTCCTGTCGCTGCTGTACGGGCGCGGCATCTGGCTGGGGGTCAACGCCGCCGACTTCGCCGCTGCGCTGAGCCGCTACCGGCAACGCCGCCACCAGCAGTGGAAGCAGCAGGCCTTGCCCGGGCTGCGCGCCGCTGCGCAGCCAGTGCCATGGCATGCCGAGCGCTGGGGCGGTGCACCCGAGGTGATCGATGGCCAGGCCTGGGCGCTGGCCTCGCTCTGCGTGGAGCTGATGCACAGCGGCGAGGCGGCGCAGAGCCAGGCCCTGCTGGAGATGCTGGCGCAACTGTCCGAGCGCCATGCCGGGCAGCCGCGCGTCATCGGCCTGCACGCCTGGGCCCTGAAAGAGCTGTGCCACGCGCAGGTGCGCGCCGCGCAGACCAGCGAGGCGGCGCAGACCTGCGAGCGGCTGGAGCTGCTGTGCACCCGCCACCCCGAGTCGGCCCAGGCCGGCCGCAACCTCGCCCTGGCCGCCGCCCACCTGGCGCGTGAGCTGGCTGGCAGCGACAGTGCGGCGCAGCGCGTCGACGAACTCTCGGCCCTGCTGCGGCTCGCCGAGCGAAGCGCCCGCCGCTTCCCGCACGACCCGGTGTGCGCCGGCCTGGTGTGTGGCATCGCGGCCGACCTGGTGCTGCTGTACCACCAGGCCGAGCACCCGGGTGCTGCCCAGGCGCTGTTCCAGCTGGCCGCCGAGATGGAAGCACGCCACCCGGGCGACCTGCTGGTGGCGCAGAAGCTGGGGTCGATCGCGCTGTGTGTCCAGTCGGCCCACCTGGCGGCCGACCGGCTGCACAAGGCGCGCGACATGTACAACCACATCGCCCTGCTGGCGCAGCGCTTCCCGGGCGACCTGTCGCTGGCCCGCTCGCATGGCGCGGCCACCTACAACATGGCTCGCACCTACCTGCAAGAAGAGCTGCCGAGCGAGGCACATGAGATGCGGTCGGTGCTGGCCGGCATCGTCGCCCGCCGCGCGAGCGACGCCGACCTGGCGGGCCTGGAGGTCCGGCTCGACCGGTACGCGGAGGAACTGGACGACGGCCAGGACGGCATGCCGCACCATGGGGTGGCGCACAGCCGCGCCTTGCATTGA
- a CDS encoding PAS domain-containing protein yields MPHRINHTALFSLSPNPYMVLDLAWTIVDANQAYLAATGRRRDDIIGRNLFEAFPGNPDDPDDASVVQLRQSLEQAVRERRPHHLALIRYAIASEVDGRTVFRERYWSATHTPVMNEAGQVVAVLQHTVDVTELQTLKKAVRAAEQARRNEIEASVLQRAQAVQAAHRTLDVQHRQLRRLFEQAPGFIAVLRGPLHVFDLVNQAYYQLVGHRDILGKPVREALPEVAGQGFFELLDRVLETGEAFVGRGMRVQVQPEPGGPLQERYVDLVYQPVLEADGSVSGIFAQGHDITEQRRAEEERERYRCRLETLVHERTAALERSQAEHAQTQAQLQHVQKLEALGRLTGGVAHDFNNLLQVIGNSLQLLQRLTAGNATAQRWIDVASNAVANGSKLTGQLLAFARRQPLEPRTVNMGRLVQGMDDLLKRVLGETIELQASAQDGLWNTFADPYQLENVVLNLAINARDAMGEAGRLSIAASNTVLDEDAARRHDVAPGPYVLLSVSDTGSGMPPEVLERAFEPFFSTKPEGVGTGLGLSMVYGFVKQSGGHVQIDSEVGRGTCVRIYLPRATEAEVKPPEPVGGGAVRGGDETILVVEDNPEVLATTVETLSELGYRVLKAHDGQSALAIVQSGLPIDLLFSDVVMPGPLRSHEMARQAQALLPQMRVLFTSGYTEDAIVHGGRLDPGVHLLSKPYRREDLARRIRQLLPTKNGETASA; encoded by the coding sequence ATGCCGCACAGAATCAATCACACCGCGCTGTTCAGCCTGTCGCCCAACCCTTACATGGTGCTGGACCTGGCCTGGACCATCGTCGATGCCAACCAGGCCTACCTGGCCGCCACCGGACGCCGCCGCGACGACATCATCGGCCGCAACCTGTTCGAGGCCTTTCCCGGCAACCCGGACGATCCCGACGATGCCAGCGTCGTGCAGCTGCGCCAGTCGCTCGAGCAGGCAGTGCGCGAGCGGCGGCCCCACCATCTGGCGCTGATCCGCTATGCCATCGCGAGCGAGGTGGACGGTCGCACCGTGTTTCGCGAACGCTACTGGAGCGCCACCCACACACCGGTGATGAACGAGGCCGGGCAGGTGGTGGCGGTGTTGCAGCACACGGTGGACGTGACCGAGCTGCAGACGCTGAAGAAGGCGGTGCGCGCGGCAGAGCAGGCGCGTCGCAACGAGATCGAGGCGAGCGTGCTGCAGCGCGCGCAGGCAGTCCAGGCGGCGCACCGTACGCTGGACGTGCAGCACCGCCAGCTGCGCCGGCTGTTCGAGCAGGCCCCTGGTTTCATCGCCGTGTTGCGCGGGCCCTTGCATGTGTTCGACCTGGTCAACCAGGCCTACTACCAGTTGGTGGGCCACCGCGACATCCTCGGCAAGCCGGTGCGCGAGGCCTTGCCGGAGGTGGCCGGCCAGGGCTTCTTCGAGCTGCTCGACCGGGTGCTGGAGACCGGCGAGGCCTTCGTCGGCCGCGGGATGCGGGTGCAGGTGCAGCCCGAGCCGGGCGGGCCGCTGCAGGAACGCTATGTGGACCTGGTGTACCAGCCGGTGCTGGAGGCGGACGGTTCCGTCTCGGGCATCTTCGCGCAGGGGCACGACATCACCGAGCAGCGCCGCGCCGAGGAGGAGCGCGAACGCTACCGCTGCCGGCTGGAAACCCTGGTGCACGAGCGTACCGCCGCGCTGGAGCGCAGCCAGGCCGAGCACGCGCAGACTCAGGCCCAGCTGCAGCACGTGCAGAAGCTGGAGGCGCTGGGCCGCCTCACCGGCGGGGTGGCGCACGACTTCAACAACCTGCTGCAGGTCATCGGCAACAGCCTGCAGCTGCTGCAGCGCCTGACGGCCGGCAATGCCACCGCGCAACGCTGGATCGACGTGGCGAGCAATGCGGTGGCCAATGGCTCCAAGCTGACCGGCCAGCTGCTCGCCTTCGCGCGGCGCCAGCCGCTGGAGCCGCGCACCGTCAACATGGGCCGGCTGGTGCAGGGCATGGACGACCTGCTCAAGCGCGTGCTCGGCGAGACCATCGAGCTGCAGGCGAGTGCGCAGGACGGCTTGTGGAACACCTTCGCCGATCCCTACCAGCTCGAGAACGTGGTGCTGAACCTCGCCATCAACGCGCGTGACGCCATGGGCGAGGCCGGCCGCCTCAGCATCGCGGCCAGCAACACCGTGCTCGACGAGGACGCGGCGCGACGCCACGACGTGGCGCCCGGGCCGTATGTGCTGCTGTCGGTCTCCGACACCGGCAGCGGCATGCCGCCGGAAGTGCTGGAGCGGGCCTTCGAGCCCTTTTTCTCCACCAAGCCGGAGGGCGTGGGCACCGGCCTGGGACTGAGCATGGTCTATGGCTTCGTCAAGCAGAGCGGCGGCCATGTGCAGATCGACAGCGAAGTGGGCCGCGGCACCTGCGTGCGCATCTACCTGCCACGCGCGACCGAGGCCGAGGTGAAACCGCCCGAGCCGGTGGGCGGTGGTGCGGTGCGTGGCGGCGACGAGACCATCCTGGTGGTGGAGGACAACCCGGAGGTGCTGGCCACCACGGTCGAGACGCTGTCCGAGCTGGGCTATCGCGTGCTGAAGGCGCATGACGGCCAGAGCGCGCTGGCCATCGTGCAGAGCGGCCTGCCGATCGACCTGCTGTTCAGCGACGTCGTGATGCCCGGGCCGCTGCGCAGCCACGAGATGGCGCGCCAGGCGCAGGCCCTGCTGCCGCAGATGCGGGTGCTGTTCACCTCCGGCTATACCGAGGACGCCATCGTGCACGGCGGTCGGCTGGACCCCGGCGTGCACCTGCTCAGCAAGCCTTACCGGCGTGAGGACCTGGCGCGCCGCATCCGGCAGTTGCTGCCGACGAAGAACGGGGAGACGGCGTCCGCTTGA
- a CDS encoding 2Fe-2S iron-sulfur cluster-binding protein, whose product MTARLPPSPPAGPPPTYSITLQVNGQRHELQVEARTSLLDALREQLGLTGSKKGCDRGQCGACTVLCEGRRINACLSLAVMQDGCSITTIEGLGTPQSLHPLQAAFVAEDAFQCGYCTPGQICSAAALLQEAEAGCASAVTRRWPQGPQALDEAEIRERMSGNLCRCGAYPHIVRAVLRVCAQGSR is encoded by the coding sequence ATGACTGCCCGCCTTCCACCCTCCCCGCCTGCCGGCCCGCCCCCGACCTATTCCATCACGCTGCAGGTCAATGGTCAGCGACACGAACTGCAGGTGGAGGCCCGCACCAGCCTGCTCGACGCCCTGCGCGAGCAGCTGGGACTGACCGGCAGCAAGAAGGGCTGTGACCGCGGCCAGTGCGGAGCCTGCACGGTGCTGTGCGAGGGGCGGCGCATCAATGCCTGCCTGAGCCTGGCCGTGATGCAGGACGGCTGCAGCATCACCACGATCGAGGGCCTGGGCACACCGCAGTCGCTGCACCCGCTGCAGGCGGCCTTCGTGGCCGAGGATGCCTTCCAGTGCGGCTACTGCACGCCGGGGCAGATCTGCTCGGCGGCGGCGCTGCTCCAGGAAGCGGAAGCCGGCTGCGCCAGTGCCGTCACCCGCCGGTGGCCACAGGGACCGCAGGCGCTCGACGAAGCCGAGATCCGCGAACGCATGAGCGGCAACCTGTGCCGCTGCGGCGCCTACCCCCACATCGTGCGGGCGGTGCTCCGGGTGTGCGCCCAGGGCTCGCGCTGA
- a CDS encoding FAD binding domain-containing protein, which yields MEGLHYHRATSIEDALQWIAEPGAVFIAGGTQLVDLMKGGIARPRCLVDVSRLPWNAVEPLDDGSLSIGAGVRNSDLADHPEVRRRHPLLARALLAGASPQLRNMATVGGNLLQRTRCHYFYDNGFPRCNKRAPGSGCDALQGHNRQHAVLGTSEHCIATHPSDMAVALAALRARLRLRSAADERRLALADFHRLPGDTPERDTELREGELVLAVELPPLPFARHCHYLKVRDRASFSFALVSVAAALELDDDGRVRDAGLALGGVAHKPWRVPAAEQALLGRRPDAAAAADAAGLLLDGARGHGHNDFKIELARRAITRAITRAAGNDSPDA from the coding sequence ATGGAAGGCTTGCACTACCACCGCGCCACCTCGATCGAGGATGCCTTGCAATGGATTGCGGAACCCGGCGCCGTCTTCATCGCCGGCGGCACCCAGCTGGTGGACCTCATGAAGGGCGGCATTGCCCGGCCCCGCTGCCTGGTGGACGTGAGCCGCCTGCCCTGGAATGCGGTGGAGCCGCTGGACGACGGCAGCCTGAGCATTGGCGCCGGCGTGCGCAACAGCGACCTGGCCGACCACCCCGAGGTGCGGCGGCGCCACCCGCTGCTGGCCCGGGCCCTGCTCGCCGGGGCATCGCCGCAGTTGCGCAACATGGCCACCGTGGGCGGCAACCTGTTGCAGCGCACCCGCTGCCACTACTTCTACGACAACGGCTTTCCCCGCTGCAACAAGCGGGCACCGGGGTCGGGCTGCGATGCATTGCAAGGGCACAACCGCCAGCATGCGGTGCTGGGCACGAGCGAGCACTGCATTGCCACCCATCCGTCGGACATGGCAGTGGCACTGGCCGCCTTGCGGGCCCGGCTGCGCTTGCGCAGCGCGGCGGACGAGCGCCGCCTGGCCCTCGCCGATTTCCACCGCCTGCCCGGTGACACGCCCGAGCGCGATACCGAACTGCGCGAGGGCGAGCTGGTGCTCGCCGTCGAGCTGCCGCCACTGCCATTTGCCCGGCATTGCCACTATCTCAAGGTGCGCGACCGGGCCAGCTTTTCCTTTGCGCTGGTGTCGGTCGCTGCGGCGCTCGAGCTGGACGATGACGGCCGGGTGCGTGACGCCGGGTTGGCGCTCGGCGGCGTCGCTCACAAGCCGTGGCGGGTGCCGGCCGCCGAGCAGGCCCTGCTGGGTCGCCGTCCCGACGCTGCAGCCGCGGCCGATGCGGCCGGCTTGCTGCTGGACGGAGCGCGCGGCCACGGCCACAACGATTTCAAGATCGAGCTGGCCCGCCGGGCCATCACCCGGGCCATCACCCGGGCCGCTGGCAACGACTCCCCCGACGCATGA